One region of Baekduia soli genomic DNA includes:
- a CDS encoding phosphotransferase family protein has translation MSDDVVEHHEDAAGAARPPLLVIEPLRAFLDAHGLGSGPVHARPIGDGHSNPTFVLTREGAEVVLRRPPRPPLPPSSHDVLRESRVIGALAGRAPVPAILATCEDPAVIGAPFFLMERMAGHVLTDAVPESLAGGEGAIADALVDALVGLHAVDWRACGLQGFGRPAGYLARQVRRFEGLWELSRTRDLPVFGRLATWLGDHLPESPATTIVHGDYRLGNTMYAPQAPPRVVAILDWEMSTLGDPLADVGYLCAFWVQPDDPPLRMFDLSTVTRSGGFPTRAELVARYHERSGRSTGAIAWYQTLALWKLAVAMEGIHRRAVQGGSDDPYLAAFADGVPELLERAAATAGVPSLTPSVRTAHPGDPCS, from the coding sequence GTGAGCGACGACGTCGTCGAGCACCACGAGGACGCGGCGGGCGCTGCGCGCCCGCCGCTGCTCGTGATCGAGCCGCTGCGGGCGTTCCTCGACGCCCACGGGCTGGGCTCGGGCCCCGTGCACGCCCGGCCCATCGGTGACGGGCACTCCAACCCGACGTTCGTGCTGACCCGCGAGGGCGCCGAGGTCGTCCTGCGCCGCCCGCCGCGGCCGCCGCTGCCGCCCAGCTCGCACGACGTGCTGCGCGAGTCCCGCGTCATCGGCGCGCTGGCGGGCCGCGCACCCGTCCCCGCGATCCTCGCCACCTGTGAGGACCCGGCCGTCATCGGCGCGCCGTTCTTCCTCATGGAGCGCATGGCGGGCCACGTGCTCACCGACGCGGTCCCGGAGTCGCTGGCCGGGGGCGAGGGCGCGATCGCCGACGCCCTGGTCGACGCGCTCGTCGGCCTGCACGCCGTCGACTGGCGGGCCTGCGGCCTGCAGGGCTTCGGGCGCCCCGCCGGCTACCTGGCCCGCCAGGTCCGCCGCTTCGAGGGCCTGTGGGAGCTCAGCCGGACCCGCGACCTGCCCGTGTTCGGGCGCCTGGCCACGTGGCTCGGCGACCACCTGCCCGAGTCGCCCGCGACGACGATCGTCCACGGCGACTACCGCCTGGGCAACACGATGTACGCGCCGCAGGCGCCGCCGCGCGTCGTCGCCATCCTGGACTGGGAGATGTCGACGCTCGGCGATCCGCTGGCCGACGTGGGCTACCTGTGCGCGTTCTGGGTCCAGCCCGACGACCCGCCGCTGCGCATGTTCGACCTCTCCACGGTCACGCGGTCGGGCGGCTTCCCGACCCGCGCGGAGCTCGTCGCGCGCTACCACGAGCGCAGCGGCCGGAGCACCGGCGCGATCGCCTGGTACCAGACGCTGGCGCTGTGGAAGCTCGCCGTGGCCATGGAGGGCATCCACCGCCGGGCCGTGCAGGGCGGCAGCGACGATCCCTACCTCGCCGCGTTCGCCGACGGTGTGCCCGAGCTGCTCGAGCGGGCCGCCGCCACCGCCGGCGTGCCGAGCCTGACCCCATCCGTCCGCACCGCCCACCCGGGAGACCCATGCAGCTGA
- a CDS encoding class I adenylate-forming enzyme family protein, translating into MTLDAIVRRGAGQQPGRVAVIDRLGSWTWRELEEQVTRSAAALRAAGVGPGDRVAAIDTTSAEYLALYYGAARAGAVLCPLNYLSAADELEYLLADLEPSLVLAGPEFAAATAAAAARAVPDTPVVGFGEPDAEWAGRRAGADPAAELEAPDPDGLHLILYTSGTTGRPKGACHTQRATYVDAFYGAIGYGARPEDTYLVHAPSFHCACWDHAKMYLSVDATLRILPRFEAGAALEAIERDGVTSLFGVPPVLRALLNHPRRPATDLSTLRTVIYGGALGELGVLDELREAVPGPLALYQTYGLTEGGPYVTAAAPALTAAKPGSIGRAVPGVEIALRDPDTGADVVDGAVGELCARSPSIMQGYWRNPEATAAAIRDGWLHTGDLARRDEDGDLHIVDRLKDMIRSGGENVFAAEVERVLMADPRVLEAAVIGLPDERWGERTVAIVVPNAGMAIDADDVRAWCRERLAAYKVPKQVELTAELPRTGLGKVAKNVLRATHGAA; encoded by the coding sequence ATGACGCTGGACGCGATCGTCCGGCGCGGCGCCGGACAGCAGCCCGGCCGCGTCGCGGTGATCGACCGCCTGGGCTCGTGGACGTGGCGGGAGCTGGAGGAGCAGGTCACCCGCAGCGCCGCCGCGCTGCGGGCCGCCGGGGTCGGGCCGGGCGACCGCGTCGCGGCCATCGACACGACCTCGGCCGAGTACCTGGCGCTGTACTACGGGGCGGCGCGCGCAGGGGCGGTCCTGTGCCCGCTGAACTACCTCAGTGCCGCCGACGAGCTCGAGTACCTGCTCGCCGACCTCGAGCCCTCCCTCGTGCTGGCGGGCCCCGAGTTCGCCGCGGCGACCGCCGCGGCGGCGGCGCGGGCCGTGCCGGACACCCCCGTGGTCGGGTTCGGGGAGCCCGATGCGGAGTGGGCCGGCCGGCGCGCGGGCGCCGACCCCGCCGCCGAGCTCGAGGCGCCCGACCCCGACGGCCTGCACCTCATCCTGTACACCAGCGGCACCACGGGCCGGCCCAAGGGCGCCTGCCACACCCAGCGCGCGACCTACGTCGACGCGTTCTACGGCGCCATCGGCTACGGCGCGCGGCCCGAGGACACCTATCTCGTGCACGCCCCCTCGTTCCACTGCGCGTGCTGGGACCACGCCAAGATGTACCTGTCGGTCGACGCCACGCTGCGGATCCTGCCGCGCTTCGAGGCCGGCGCCGCGCTGGAGGCCATCGAGCGCGACGGCGTGACCTCGCTGTTCGGCGTGCCGCCGGTGCTGCGCGCGCTGCTCAACCACCCGCGCCGGCCCGCCACCGACCTCTCCACGCTGCGCACCGTCATCTACGGCGGCGCGCTCGGCGAGCTCGGCGTGCTGGACGAGCTGCGCGAGGCCGTGCCCGGCCCGCTGGCCCTCTACCAGACCTACGGGCTGACGGAGGGCGGCCCCTACGTGACCGCCGCCGCCCCGGCGCTGACGGCCGCCAAGCCCGGCTCGATCGGCCGCGCAGTGCCCGGCGTCGAGATCGCCCTGCGCGACCCCGACACCGGCGCCGACGTCGTCGACGGCGCGGTCGGCGAGCTGTGCGCCCGATCGCCGTCGATCATGCAGGGCTACTGGCGCAACCCGGAGGCGACCGCCGCGGCGATCCGCGACGGCTGGCTGCACACCGGCGACCTCGCGCGCCGCGACGAGGACGGCGACCTGCACATCGTCGACCGGCTCAAGGACATGATCCGGTCGGGCGGCGAGAACGTGTTCGCCGCCGAGGTCGAGCGCGTGCTCATGGCTGACCCGCGCGTGTTGGAGGCCGCCGTGATCGGGCTGCCCGACGAGCGCTGGGGCGAGCGCACCGTGGCGATCGTCGTGCCCAACGCGGGGATGGCGATCGACGCCGACGACGTGCGCGCCTGGTGCCGGGAGCGGCTGGCGGCCTACAAGGTCCCCAAGCAGGTCGAGCTCACCGCCGAGTTGCCGCGCACCGGGCTGGGCAAGGTGGCCAAGAACGTCCTGCGTGCGACGCACGGCGCCGCGTGA